DNA sequence from the Bdellovibrionota bacterium genome:
TGAAGGATTCGTTGAACTTCCGTGATGCGACTTTGGTTTTGAGGCGTCTGGGGAACGACGCGCAAGTAAGCCTCGTATTCGCGTACCGCACGCGCGCTTTGATCTTGTAGGAGATATATGGTGCCGAGCGCGAGATAGGGCCGGGGATTCGAAGAATCGAGTTTCTTGGCGCGCGAAAACTGCCGCTCCGCTTCATCGATTCGATTCATATCGAAAAGAATGTCCGCAATCGCCAGCGTCACGCCGAGATGTTTCGCGTCGATCTGTTCCGCCTTCCTGTATTGTTCCAAGGATACCTGTAGTTGCCCCGCACGCCGGTGCTTCTCGGCCGAAAGAACGACTTCACTAAAACGCCTCAGCGTATCTTCAACCGAAGCTACCTCCGGCGTCGGCGTTTCCGAAGGAGTCGACGTTGCTTGAATCGTAGGTTCGGGAACAGTCGTCACCGCTGCGAGAGAAGGTGTCGCCTCCGGTGTCGCTTGAACAGGCGCGACCGATGGCTCGGGGGCGAGCTTCTTCATCTCTAAACTATGAATCACCGGATCCTGTTCCACGTCGACGTATCGATCGCCGGGGTGGGTCTGACCTTCGCGTGAGAATCTCGTATCCACGAACGTCACGATGAGCCAGGTCGCGGAAAGCGCCACAGCCCCCGCGGCCATGTATGCAGCTCGCCACACATGCGGTCTTTTCAAAGAGGAGGTCTCATGAACTTCCATGTGCGCCGGAGCAGCCTTGTGCTCCTTGGCCGCAAAAAGATCATCCATCGCCTTTGATCTCGCTTGTGGGCTCAGAGAACTTGAGAGAGGCATGCCGGCGCCTCGTTCAAGTGACAGGAACCCGAGAATTCGAAAGCTGTAGAGAAGTTTCAAACTTTCGAGGCGACTGTATGAATTAAGGTTTAGAAGTTCCCCGATCAACCGTCCGGTACCGATCAACGACAAAAAATCGATTTCATTTTTTCCCAGATGCACGCGGCGTTGGCACTCGTCCAACGAAACTGCGAGCGAGACTTTTTGGTCAAAGGGCCGAAATTCTTCGTTTAGGCGCGATTCGCTGAACTTAAACCGAACCCCTTCCAAAATCAGGCGTGCGGTTTCAAAGCGTGCGACCGGTTCATCCTGGCACGATCGTTCGTCGGACAGAATATAGAATTCGCCCTCTTTCCAATCGAAGACCGTGTACACAATGTGCTTCACTTGAGATTGAATCAGCGTTTGCAGGACCTGCGGTTTGAGAATGCCCTCATCGACTAAGATTCGGCCCAGCCGTTTTCCCGAGCTTTGAAGAAGTTTCGCAGCCCGCAAAAAATCGTCTCGTGAAATGATGCCCTGTTGAACGAGAAACTCGCCGAATCGATTTTCATCGCGGTTCGACGAGGCAAACACGACGTATCCCTTCTCCATGTAAATAATGCATTTCTCTTCTCCACGTTCCACGACCACCGCACCGTCCAAACGGAACCTCGCTGCCTGGACGAGGAGGAGGGGAATGGAGACCGGGCCGAGTTTCCCCCGTTTCGCCTTTTCCCCTTGAAGCGCGCATGTTTCATTTACAAATTCAGCCAACTCATTGACGTCCGTCTCGACCGGGAAATATTGATCGAGGATCGATGTCATTGCGGCGCGTTCGGCCGGCTGTTGAGATCCACCGATCACGACGACCGGGGTCGTGATCCCGAATGGATGCCGAGAGATCCCCTCAGCGAACTCCCGCTGCCACTTCCCTTGCTCCATGTCTTCGAGAATGACCCCCGAGAAACGTTCGTTGTCGATGCGGAAAAAAGCGTCCCGCAACCCATTTACGCGGACCGTGTTAAATCCGTGGGTTAGAAGAGCTTTCTCTAGGCCGGGGACATCGAGCTTTCCGGCCGAAGAAATAATCAGAGCCGATTTCTTCATGGGACCGGCCTGCCTGGCCGTAAGTTATTATTATCTCAAATCTTTTTTGGGCTTTCAATCAACCCTAAGTTCGCGCGTGGCCTTGAGTTTTTCGGTCGCTTTCCATCGGTAGGGATTTGCGGCCGGCGCTGAGACCGCGACCTCTTTATAACGTCGAATCGCGGCCTTCGGATTTGTCGTCTCCATCGCATAGGCTTCCAAGTAGAGTCGGCGAACCCGTTCCGAAAAAAGGTCCAAAAGCTTCTTGGCCCGGGCATGGGAAGCATAACCGACGGCTTTTTCGCAGTAGCGCGTGGCGGCGGACCAGCTCCTCTTCTTAAAGGACTGTTGGCATTGAGCGTACTCCACTTCTGCGGCAAATTTTCGGAGAGATGGGGGAAGATCTCCGGAATTCGACGCCCGAATGTCGCTCAAAAGGCTCGACGATTGAGCCCACTCCCCCATGACAAAGAGAGTCCGAGCTTCCTTTTCAAGCGGTTTCCAAGCTGCGGCAGGTTCCCTCCTTTTTGATTTTGAGTTTCTTTTCGGAGGATTCGGTCGCTCGTCATCCTCTTCTTCATCCACCAATTTCACGGCTGTCACTTTCTTAGCGGGGGGAGAGACCGTCGCTTGCATGGTTGGAGTTCGGGTCGGAGCGGAGACCCTGGGATTCGGATCGCGAACGGAAGCCTGGATTCGTCCCTTTGGAAGGATTGCGGCCACAGGTGCGGAAGACAACTGCGGCGCAATCTTGGTGTCGGCGGACGCACGGAACGACGCCGGCCAAATTCCGACGACCGTTCGAAAAATTGCACAAACAAAAACGAACAAAAACATTTGCTGCGGAAGTTTCCGCCGTTGGGCCAGCCGTGCCACCACCGGCTTTTCTCCAGGAGCGGAACGCACGATCACGTCCCCGTCGTAAAAACTGTCGAGTTCGGCGCCTGGCTCCTGAACGGAAAGGTGCAAAGAGTTTCCGGTCGTCTGCTCGTAATGCAATGAACCGAGTTCGGGAAGCTCTACGTTTCCAGTCCCAACCGGCAGCTTCAGGTAATAGAGTTGTTCTCCCGATTTATTTCGAACGTAGACCCAACGTTTTTTCTTTGGAGTCATCATCCACCCGCCCTTTTCGACGCTGATTTTCGAGCCTTCAAAACCTCAGCACGACGGTCATCCGCCAGGTCGATCAATTCCGCAAGCAATCGGTCGTAGATTTGGACTGCGCGATGGCGATCGCCAAGACTCAAGGCCCCTCTCGCTTCCGACATCGTTCGCGAGAACATCAGCTCATCCGCATGGGCAATTTCCCGCTCCAATGAGAGAGCCTCCGGCGGAATGATCCCTTGTGTCGCTCGCCAGCTTCCAATAGCCCGCTCGAGCAATTGTCGGGCACGAACCAATTTCCCCGACTGAGAACTCGATTCCTGAAAGAGTTTATTCGCCGCTTCAAACAACGATTTGCCGTCTTCTTTAAGAGCTTCCTCAACCATCGACTTTTTCACGTAAACATCTCGAATGCCCCAATCGCTTTCCGCACCGCTATCCGGCTGAACCTCGAACCGAATTTCGTTGATTCCCTTTCGAAGTTGCTCTTTGGACAGCGTGAGGCGTTGTTCGATCAGCCAGTGGCTTGGGCAGGCCGGAACAAAGCCGACGGGCTTTCCGTTAAGAATAATGGCGAGCTGGTCAGGGGATTCCACATGACCCGGAGAATAATGAAGCACGACGCCGCTTGGGGTCACTTGTGCAAAATGAAAAGCGATCCTGGAGGCGTTGGGGGTATCGGGCGATTGGCGACCGAATATCCCACGTGCCGGAAGCGGAATCCCGGCCGTGGAAATGGGCTGTGTCAACGCTCCGGCCTTCGTTTTGCGGGTTTGAAGATCTAGAACGCTCGCGGAGATGCAGATTAATAATATCGCCGCACCCGCCAACCAAATCCTCGGCGAAAGTTTCGCACAGATTCGGTACGGTCCGATCTTTACGGAGTTCCTGAGTAATGAAACCGCCAGGCTGGTGCCGTTTTCATACCAGAGGACTTGAGTTCCTTTTCGAACAATCGCGCCCGCCTCCGGTAGCACGCCCCGTTCGAGAAGGACGACGTCGTTTCGAAGACTTCGCCCGACACGTACGTGAACTTTTTGAAGCGGCACCCGCCTGCGGAAAACCTGGAGGCGATCCGCCTCGCGCCGACTGATTTCGAGATCGAACATCACCCATGCTGCTCAGGCAAGGCCAAGGCCAAGAGTATTTAGAACGTAACCATTTAGAATTATGGCATTTCTTTCTTTTCGAACAGATGCAAACGGACCGGATTTGAGATTCGACAATCCAGATCTCGATCTCTTTTCGGGCCCGGGCTACTCCTCACCTTGACGATTCACAACCCCTCCGCTATTTTTGATGTTGATAATCATTCTCAATTGCATTTTGGCGATCGCATTTTTAACGGGACGAGGCATGTGGGTCTTTAGGGAATATGGAAAAAATTCGGTTCTCGCCTTTATTTTAGGCACTTCCATCGCCTTGAACGCCCATTTCGCACGCGCCGACGTTCCGGAGGACGCTCGCAGGGCGATCGCTCTCTGCGATTATATCGGCTCGGACTACGCCAACGCCGTCTCTGCGGACGGAGGAACGATTCGATCGGGATCCGAATATAACGAGATGGTCGATTTTGTCTCGCTGGTTGACGACTACACAACGCAATTGAGTGCGGATGCAGATGCGTCTCTCTTGACCGACGTCCGCCGACTAAAGGAAGCCATTCTAAACAAGGCAAATGTCGCTTTTGTGCGGGAGGCCGCGACACGCGCGAGACAACAATTCGTCACGCAATTCTCCGTTTCTTTATTCCCGCCTGAAATTCCCGACCTGGCGCTGGGAAGAAAACTCTACACCCAATCCTGCGCGATCTGCCACGGCGAAAGCGGTCGGCCATCAAAAGAAATCGCAGCGAGGCTCGAACCCCCGCCGAGAACTCTGGCCGACGGCACCACGCTCGATCCTCTTTCACCATTTCGCGTGTTCAATTCCATCACGTTCGGAATCGAGGGCACGGCGATGCCCTCGTTTTCTTCGCTTACAGAACATGAACGTTGGTCTCTCGCGGCAGTGCCCTTTACCCTCCGTTCGGATCTCCCTTCGCCCACTGCGGCCGAGCCATCCGTGCCTTGGACAGTCGTAATGCAAAAAACCGACGAAGAGCTGTTATCGACGGCTCAGAAGGACGGCATGGACAGAGCCGCAAGTCTTGCGCAGCTGAGCCGAATCCGCCATCTCATTTATTCTCAGCGTTTTCCTTCCAATGTGGCAAACACCTTTCCGAAGAAATCGGAACGCTCGGCTCTCGCCGGGATCGAACGCGCCATACGATACTCCGACCGGAGCCTCGCTTCCTTTCAGAAAAATAAAATGAAAGAGGCCACCGATGAGGCTGTAAGCGCTTACTTAGATGGATTTGAAAGCGCCGAAGCGGTCCTTCGATCGACTCGCCACGCCGACTTGGTTCGGGATGCAGAAAAATCGTTCACCCAATACCGGAAGGCCCTCCGAGGCGATCCAAACATGGTGGCGACGGCGCATTCTGCCTTGATGAAAACTTTGCGAGATTCTGAAACAACGATTCGCGGAATCAGCGGCCTTTCTCCGTGGGCGGCGCTGCTCGGCTCGTTTTTCATCATCGGTCGCGAAGGATTGGAAGCGGTACTTTTGGGCGCGGTGATTCTTTCGGGCCTGGCCGCCACAAACGCCGGCATCTTGCTTCGCTGGTTTCACGCGAGTTGGATCGCCGCGTTGATTTGCGGCGGCCTGACGTGGATCATCGCCCAGGAAGTGGTCACCGGGTCGGTACGCGAGGGCATGGAGGGTTGGATCAGTTTTCTGGCGGCCGCCGTCCTCATTTACGTCAGTTTTTGGCTTTTCAGCAAACGAGATGCGGCGACCTGGAAACGCTACCTCGTAGAGAAGGTGAAAGGACGCTCCGGCGTGGGAATCGCAACCGTCGTATCGATGACCTTTCTTGCCGTGTATCGCGAGGTTTTTGAAACGGTTCTTTTCGTGCAAGCGCTGAAACTTCAAGCTGAGAATCAGCTCCCGTGGATCATCGCGGGTGGAGCGCTCGGAATTCTCGTTCTTCTGGTGACGACATGGGTGATGTTTCGCCTCGGAAAACGAATCCCGCTCAAACATTTTTTTGGGACCAGCAGTCTCCTTCTCTGCCTCTTGGCTATAGTCTTCCTCGGCGAAGGAGTTCACAGCCTCCAAGAAGCAAACCTCCTTTCGGAACGGGAAGTTCGTTTCATTACGATTCCTTCGCTTGGAATTTATCCCTACCTGGAGGGCCTGATCGCCCAAACTTTGCTTCTGTTCGTTTTTGCAGGTGCCTGGGTGTGGGACCAAATGCGCCGGAAGAGCTGGACCCATGGAAGACGCACCATTCAGGTTCAAGAACAGGCCTGAGACTTTTTTTCACAGCGCACGGGAATCC
Encoded proteins:
- a CDS encoding DUF4388 domain-containing protein, translating into MKKSALIISSAGKLDVPGLEKALLTHGFNTVRVNGLRDAFFRIDNERFSGVILEDMEQGKWQREFAEGISRHPFGITTPVVVIGGSQQPAERAAMTSILDQYFPVETDVNELAEFVNETCALQGEKAKRGKLGPVSIPLLLVQAARFRLDGAVVVERGEEKCIIYMEKGYVVFASSNRDENRFGEFLVQQGIISRDDFLRAAKLLQSSGKRLGRILVDEGILKPQVLQTLIQSQVKHIVYTVFDWKEGEFYILSDERSCQDEPVARFETARLILEGVRFKFSESRLNEEFRPFDQKVSLAVSLDECQRRVHLGKNEIDFLSLIGTGRLIGELLNLNSYSRLESLKLLYSFRILGFLSLERGAGMPLSSSLSPQARSKAMDDLFAAKEHKAAPAHMEVHETSSLKRPHVWRAAYMAAGAVALSATWLIVTFVDTRFSREGQTHPGDRYVDVEQDPVIHSLEMKKLAPEPSVAPVQATPEATPSLAAVTTVPEPTIQATSTPSETPTPEVASVEDTLRRFSEVVLSAEKHRRAGQLQVSLEQYRKAEQIDAKHLGVTLAIADILFDMNRIDEAERQFSRAKKLDSSNPRPYLALGTIYLLQDQSARAVREYEAYLRVVPQTPQNQSRITEVQRILQNLSVRP
- a CDS encoding cytochrome c/FTR1 family iron permease encodes the protein MWVFREYGKNSVLAFILGTSIALNAHFARADVPEDARRAIALCDYIGSDYANAVSADGGTIRSGSEYNEMVDFVSLVDDYTTQLSADADASLLTDVRRLKEAILNKANVAFVREAATRARQQFVTQFSVSLFPPEIPDLALGRKLYTQSCAICHGESGRPSKEIAARLEPPPRTLADGTTLDPLSPFRVFNSITFGIEGTAMPSFSSLTEHERWSLAAVPFTLRSDLPSPTAAEPSVPWTVVMQKTDEELLSTAQKDGMDRAASLAQLSRIRHLIYSQRFPSNVANTFPKKSERSALAGIERAIRYSDRSLASFQKNKMKEATDEAVSAYLDGFESAEAVLRSTRHADLVRDAEKSFTQYRKALRGDPNMVATAHSALMKTLRDSETTIRGISGLSPWAALLGSFFIIGREGLEAVLLGAVILSGLAATNAGILLRWFHASWIAALICGGLTWIIAQEVVTGSVREGMEGWISFLAAAVLIYVSFWLFSKRDAATWKRYLVEKVKGRSGVGIATVVSMTFLAVYREVFETVLFVQALKLQAENQLPWIIAGGALGILVLLVTTWVMFRLGKRIPLKHFFGTSSLLLCLLAIVFLGEGVHSLQEANLLSEREVRFITIPSLGIYPYLEGLIAQTLLLFVFAGAWVWDQMRRKSWTHGRRTIQVQEQA